The DNA sequence CCCTTCGGCATCGCCGAACCGGATGGGATGTGTGATATACCCCTTCTCTGCCATCTCCATGAGGCAGGCGATGGTCGCTCCGGCTGAGACTGCATCAAGGCCGTACTCGTTACAGATGTTATTTGCGAGGGTGATCGATTTGAGGTCGTCAATGCCGCAGTCGGGGCCGAATGCCCAGTCCGGTTCGTACTCGGGCCCTTCCCCGGTTATCCCCTCGAAATCATGTATTCGTCCGCACTGGACGATACATGCATAACACCCCTTCGGTTTTTTGAATATCGTCTCCTTGATGGTCTCTCCCGACACTTTCTCCGCTCCCTCAAAATGGGCGCTCTGGAAATTATTTGTCGGGAGAATGTAGTTCTCGTTGATGATGTTGACCAGAACAGCGGTTCCGTAGTCATGGAGGGCCTGCGCGATGCCGTCGGCCTCAATCTTTTTCCGTATACGGTCCTTGACAAGATTGAGTTTGTCGTCGTCGGCGACTGCAATCTCCTGCTCGCCCCGTACTGCAAGGGCTTTGAGGTTTTTCGATCCCATGACGGCCCCGCTGCCCCCCCTTCCTGCGGCCCGGTACTTTTCATTGATGACGCAGGTGATAAGGGAAAGCTTCTCGCCGGAGGGTCCGATGCAGGCGACCCGTATCTTTTTGTCATCATGTATCTGCTGGATGATGTCCGTCGTCTCACTGGTCGTTTTTCCCCAGATCTCCGCGGCGTCATACAGGGACACCTCTCCGTTGTCCAGGAAGAGGTAGACCGGCCGGGGTGCCTTTCCGGCGATAACCACCGCATCGAATCCCGCCTTCTTCATCTTCCATCCGAAGACACCGCCGCTGTTGGAACTGATGGCGCATCCAGTCAGGGGAGAGAGGGTTGAGATCTCATATCTGCTTCCCAGCGGAATGCCCGTCCCTGTGAGCGGCCCGGAGGCAAAGACAAGGACATTGTCCTCGCTCAGCGGGTCAATATCCGGGAGCACCATGTCGGTCAGGAACCTGATCCCAAACCCTCTCCCGCCGATATAGTCCTCTTTCAATGACGCAGGAGTAGGTTTGACCTTTACCGTCCCCGCTGTCAGATCGATATACGCAATATTGCCTGCATATGCATCCATCACAATCACCAACCCTCAACTACAGATTCCTCATATTTAAGGGTATTGTGGGATGGCTCGTTATTTGGCAATCCCTGCTTGAAAAGAGGAATTCGCCCGAATGAGGGGAATATCCGGGGAATCAGATGCATTATTAAGGAAAATACGGTGAAATGGGCTTTAGTCGAGGATTCTGTGTTCGGC is a window from the Methanovulcanius yangii genome containing:
- a CDS encoding aldehyde ferredoxin oxidoreductase family protein codes for the protein MDAYAGNIAYIDLTAGTVKVKPTPASLKEDYIGGRGFGIRFLTDMVLPDIDPLSEDNVLVFASGPLTGTGIPLGSRYEISTLSPLTGCAISSNSGGVFGWKMKKAGFDAVVIAGKAPRPVYLFLDNGEVSLYDAAEIWGKTTSETTDIIQQIHDDKKIRVACIGPSGEKLSLITCVINEKYRAAGRGGSGAVMGSKNLKALAVRGEQEIAVADDDKLNLVKDRIRKKIEADGIAQALHDYGTAVLVNIINENYILPTNNFQSAHFEGAEKVSGETIKETIFKKPKGCYACIVQCGRIHDFEGITGEGPEYEPDWAFGPDCGIDDLKSITLANNICNEYGLDAVSAGATIACLMEMAEKGYITHPIRFGDAEGMLAVLRQMATREGIGEELADGSYRFAERHGHPELSMSVKKQELPAYDPRGLQGHGLAYATSVRGGDHVYAYMISPEVLGAPEKLDPYETVNKPEWVKTFQDLTAAIDASGMCLFTSFALDADDYADLMTAATGIRFDAAGLMKVGERIWNLQKLFNLDRGIGMETDTLPPRLLAEPLQEGAPKGMVWKRDELLKEYYALRGWDEKGVPTTEKLKELAIH